A stretch of Melospiza georgiana isolate bMelGeo1 unplaced genomic scaffold, bMelGeo1.pri scaffold_29, whole genome shotgun sequence DNA encodes these proteins:
- the LOC131096311 gene encoding zinc finger protein 260-like, with protein MQEEEVESNGEEKLQRSCTRRGCKRRSQASEGERPTLDRGGAWSSELVVHEQLQGKEKPQKCLKCGKSFSQKSSLICHMKIHTGERPYICEECGKSFSRRSNLTVHLRSHTEERSYKCEECGKSFSWISCLIVHLRRHTEERCYKCEECGKSFSRISHLTVHMRRHTEEKPYECDKCRKGFQTSSDLLRHQRTHTEERPFLCPDCGKGFKYNSSLVSHQHMHTQERPYECPECGKRFTHKSNLIVHKRIHTGERSYECGECGKSFCQRSHLIYHLRSHTGEKPYECDKCRKRFQTSSHLVRHQRIHTEERPFRCPDCGKGFRDNSTLVTHRRIHSGERPYECPECGKSFSQSSNLSRHQQSHGERPYECPEFGKSLAQNSTLTAHLRIHTEEQSYEYAEGGKSFRTTSELTIHQRNHTGEWPFECGECGNSYQRRSHLTRHMEVHTGLEEPYKYGQCGKSFMSKSHLIGHQRIHTGERPYECIKCKKRFQTSSFLLLHQQLHTDERPFNCPDCGKGFKQNAALISHWCIHSRERPYECSECMSPAVFLIVPPCHMDSVLAILDAFESPAQDSGSPLPGVPDLAWLPGNTSGTGAHVPPPPPLGWGPKAELSGPTSPLRLGRMRDGREIRTPQGETTDQTPPNPPRTLSLKEGGRAAPALSC; from the exons ATGCAAGAGGAGGAGGtc GAATCCAACGGGGAGGAAAAACTCCAGAGATCCTgcacgaggaggggctgcaaacgcaGATCTCAGGCATCTGAGGGGGAAAGGCCCACCCTGGACCGGGGaggtgcctggagctcagagctcgTGGTCCACGAGCAGCTTCAGGGTAAGGAGAAGCCCCAGAAGTGCTTgaaatgtgggaagagcttcagccagaaaTCCAGCCTGATCTGCCACATGAAAATCCACACGGGGGAGAGGCCCTATATATgtgaggagtgtgggaagagcttcagccggAGATCCAACTTGACTGTCCACTTGAGGAGCCACACCGAGGAGAGGTCTTACAAGTgtgaggagtgtgggaagagcttcagctggATCTCCTGCCTGATTGTCCACCTGAGGAGGCACACCGAGGAGAGGTGTTACAAGTgtgaggagtgtgggaagagttTCAGCCGGATCTCCCACCTGACTGTCCACATGAGGAGGCACACCGAGGAGAAACCCTACGAGTGTGATAAATGCCGAAAggggtttcagaccagctctgATCTCCTCAGGCACCAGCGCactcacacagaggagaggcccttcctctgccccGACTGCGGGAAAGGCTTCAAGTACAACTCCTCCCTTGTCAGCCACCAGCACATGCACACCCAggagaggccctatgagtgtccCGAGTGTGGGAAGAGATTCACCCACAAGTCGAACCTGATTGTCCAcaagaggatccacactggcGAGAGGTCTtacgagtgtggggagtgtgggaagagcttctgcCAGCGCTCCCACCTGATCTACCACCTGAGGagccacactggggagaagccctatgagtgtgataaatgcaggaagaggtttcagaccagctctcATCTTGTCAGGCACCAGAGGATTCACACGGAGGAGCGGCCCTTTCGCTGCCCTGActgcgggaagggcttcaggGACAACTCCACCCTCGTGacccaccggcgcatccacagtggggagaggccctatgagtgtcctgagtgtgggaagagcttctctcAGAGCTCTAACTTGAGCAGACACCAACAGAGCCA cggggagaggccctacgagtgtcctgAGTTTGGAAAGAGCTTGGCCCAGAACTCCACCCTGACTGCCCACCTGAGGATCCACACGGAGGAACAAAGCTATGAGTATGCAGAgggtgggaagagcttcaggacAACATCTGAACTGACCATCCACCAGAGAAACCACACTGGGGAATGGCCTTttgagtgtggggaatgtgggaatagCTACCAGAGGAGAAGCCACCTCACCCGCCACATGGAAGTCCACACAGGTCTGGAAGAGCCCTACAAATATgggcagtgtgggaagagcttcatgTCAAAGTCCCACCTGATTGgccaccagaggatccacactggagagaggccctatgagtgtaTTAAATGCaagaagaggtttcagaccagctcctttctcctcctgcaccagcagcttcaTACAGATGAGAGGCCCTTCAACTGCCCTGActgcgggaagggcttcaagcagaACGCTGCACTCATCAGCCACTGGTGCATCCACTCcagggagaggccctacgagtgttcTGAGT GCATGTCCCCAGCTGTGTTCCTAATTGTCCCCCCATGCCACATGGACTCAGTGCTCGCTATCCTGGATGCCTTTGAGTCCCCAGCCCAGGACTCTGGATCTCCTTTGCCAGGAGTTCCGGATCTGGCCTGGCTTCCAGGGAACACCAGTGGCACTGGGGCTCATG TACCACCCCCAccccctctgggctggggaccaaaggcagaactttcagGACCCACCTCCCCCTTGCGGCTGGGGCGCATGAGGGACGGCAGGGAGATTCGCACCCCCCAAGGGGAAACAACTGACCAAACACCCCCCAACCCGCCAAGAACGCTGAGCTTGAAAGAAGGCGGCCGGGCTGCTCCCGCACTCAGCTGTTGA